Part of the Clostridia bacterium genome is shown below.
AGTGCACTGGGTCATACTTAGATTAGAGAACATTGTTCTTTTAGGGGTATTGGTCATGGTAGCAGCTTGGGATAAAGTTAAAAGCGCGGAAGTATTTTTCCGAACCGATTAGAAGGGTATTACCAATAGGAATTGATATTTCACTGAGAAAACGGTATATAATATAAGTAAGGAAAGTAAGGAAAGAGGTGATGAAGATGGAAGTTGCAAAGATTACAAGCAAAGGCCAGATTACAATCCCTATTGATATTCGCAAGAAGCTTAACCTGAAGGACGGTGATAAGGTAATCTTCATTGAAGATGGCGATAAGATTATTTTTGCCAACGCAGCCAAAGTTGCTTTTTTGAACATCCAAAAGGCATTTCAAGGTGAAGCT
Proteins encoded:
- a CDS encoding AbrB/MazE/SpoVT family DNA-binding domain-containing protein translates to MEVAKITSKGQITIPIDIRKKLNLKDGDKVIFIEDGDKIIFANAAKVAFLNIQKAFQGEAERLGLRNEQDVVDMVDEIRKEMWEKRYAGND